The Acidimicrobiales bacterium region CGATAGGCGCGAATCACGCCCGGTTGTCTAGCGTCGACGGATGGATTTTGCGCTGTCCGAGGAGATGCAGGAGCTGCAACAGACGGTTCGCCGCCTGGCGCAGGACAAGGTCAAGCCCCGCGCCCGGGAGATCGACGACACCGGCGAGTACCCCGAAGATCTCTTCGAGGTGTTCCGCGACGCCGGCCTGCTCGGGCTTTGCATCCCCGAGGCGTACGGCGGCAGCGGGGCGGGCATCCTCGGGCTCACCATCGCCATGGAAGAGGTGGCGAAGTACTCGAACACCGCCGCCTTGATGCTGCTGCTGACCCGTCTCCCAACCGGCCCGATCATGATCGCCGGCAGTGAAGAGCAGAAGCAGAAGTACCTGCCGGGCATCGCGGCGGGCGAGACGCGCTGTGGCTTCGGCCTGTCCGAACCGCAGGCCGGTTCCGACGTGATGGGCATGCGCACCCGCGCCACCCAGGACGGCGACGAGTGGGTCATCAACGGCCTCAAGTGCTGGATGTCGGGCGTCGTGCAGGCGGACTGGTACGTCGTGTTCGCCAAGACGAAAGAGGCGACGTCGCGCGAGCACGACTCGATCTCGGTGTTCATCGTCGACCGCAACACGCCGGGCGTGTCGGTCGGCTCGACCGACCGCAAGATGGGCGTGCGCGGCGTCGACACCGGCGAGCTGATCCTCGACAACGTGCGGGTGCCCGCCACCAACATGATCGGCGCGATCGGCGGCTTCCAGCTGTGCATGCAGGGCCTCAACGCCATGCGT contains the following coding sequences:
- a CDS encoding acyl-CoA dehydrogenase family protein, which gives rise to MDFALSEEMQELQQTVRRLAQDKVKPRAREIDDTGEYPEDLFEVFRDAGLLGLCIPEAYGGSGAGILGLTIAMEEVAKYSNTAALMLLLTRLPTGPIMIAGSEEQKQKYLPGIAAGETRCGFGLSEPQAGSDVMGMRTRATQDGDEWVINGLKCWMSGVVQADWYVVFAKTKEATSREHDSISVFIVDRNTPGVSVGSTDRKMGVRGVDTGELILDNVRVPATNMIGAIGGFQLCMQGLNAMRPIVAARGIGLAEGALMYAVDYAKHREAFTKTVADFQGIQWEIAKLATEIEAARLLTYRAAWMADRGEYTREFVPYLSMAKYYASELAVRASGIALQMLGAAGYMKDHMTELYYRDARQLTIVEGTSQVQLGLIAKGVLNQDLWW